In the Syngnathus scovelli strain Florida chromosome 16, RoL_Ssco_1.2, whole genome shotgun sequence genome, one interval contains:
- the c16h17orf75 gene encoding protein Njmu-R1 isoform X1 — translation MFTSQTSSFQDSIDVEEKDDFESEEIATYGQKTQLNCYYAIYLYEGTRSEAPEENVAWNQRRTDSTTSQEDFSLTLIDSSLPVEAEPELRTYIARRLNKGALLGGMGNIATVELSLPEQAVGCYCCLLEQERSPDQPDADGNGHVICFLGGSEKGLNLYRLELDKYVQGLRGSLQTPELQNLETELRPYLSRWYEESVLHIYRVVQLVQSNISFLLHAALSHNHVEVTNADDRTKTDVSRFIKAASLQGLSQQDTTAASLCKAMSEDARSHLTLDCAGTPPTFTNTVNNRFCEDWSQAFLNAAERANPFLLRQILENFKLKAIQDMNSLKRFVRQAEMSHYALFRCCQFLQGCGNGDVLLQNVRAEHSDLPEACRVITVLEEFSREQLLS, via the exons ATGTTTACATCCCAGACGTCGTCATTCCAAGATTCCATTGACGTGGAGGAGAAAGATGACTTTGAAAGCGAGGAAATTGCAACCTACGGCCAGAAGACTCAGTTGAACTGCTATTATGCCATTTATCTCTATGAAGGCACGAG ATCGGAGGCTCCCGAGGAAAATGTGGCTTGGAACCAGAGACGCACAGACTCCACAACCAGTCAGGAGGACTTTAG CTTGACTCTGATCGACAGCAGCCTTCCCGTCGAGGCGGAACCCGAGCTTCGCACGTACATCGCGAGGAGGCTGAACAAAGGAGCCCTGCTGGGAGGGATGGGCAATATCGCCACGGTGGAACTCAGCCTCCCGGAGCAGGCAGTGGGCTGCTACTGCTGTCTTCTGGAGCAGGAACGATCTCCGGACCAACCCGACGCCGACGGCAACGGACACGTCATCTGCTTCTTGGGAGGCTCCGAAAAAGGACTCAACTT GTATAGGCTCGAGCTCGATAAGTACGTTCAAGGCTTGCGCGGCAGTCTGCAAACGCCCGAG CTCCAAAATCTGGAGACGGAGCTACGTCCCTATTTGAGTCGCTGGTACGAAGAGTCTGTCCTGCACATTTACCGTGTGGTGCAGTTGGTCCAAAGCAACATCAGCTTCCTGCTGCACGCC GCTCTGAGTCACAATCACGTGGAGGTCACCAATGCGGACGACAGGACAAAGACGGACGTGTCCCG GTTCATCAAAGCCGCCAGTTTGCAGGGCCTGTCGCAGCAAGACACCACGGCGGCCTCCCTCTGCAAGGCCATGTCGGAGGACGCGCGTTCCCACCTGACCCTGGACTGCGCCGGCACGCCGCCCACCTTCACCAACACCG TCAATAACCGCTTCTGCGAGGACTGGAGTCAAGCCTTTTTGAACGCCGCCGAAAGGGCCAACCCCTTCCTCCTCAGACAGATCCTGGAGAACTTCAAACTGAAG GCCATCCAGGACATGAACAGCCTGAAGCGCTTTGTGCGTCAGGCCGAGATGAGCCACTACGCTCTGTTTCGCTGCTGCCAGTTCCTGCAGGGCTGCGGCAACGGCGAcgtgctcctgcagaacgtccgGGCCGAGCACAGCGACCTGCCCGAAGCCTGCCGCGTCATCACCGTCCTCGAGGAGTTCAGCAGAGAGCAGTTGCTGAGCTGA
- the LOC125983312 gene encoding transportin-2 isoform X1, whose protein sequence is MEWQPDEQGLQQVLQLLKDSQSPDTATQRAVQEKLEQLNQFPDFNNYLIFVLTRLKSEDEPTRSLSGLILKNNVKAHYQNFPPTVADFIKRECVNNIGDPSPLIRATIGILITTISSKGELQSWPELLPQLCNLLNSEDYNTCEGSFGALQKICEDSSELLDSDALNRPLNIMIPKFLQFFKHCNPKIRSHAIACVNQFIIGRAQALMNNIDTFIESLFALAADEDSEVRKNVCRALVMLLEVRIDRLIPHMHSIIQYMLQRTQDPDENVALEACEFWLTLAEQPICKEMLAGHLVQLTPILVNGMKYSEIDIILLKGDVEEDEAVPDSDQDIKPRFHKSRTVTLQHEGLEGGDSEDIEDDDDDDDDDDTLSDWNLRKCSAAALDVLANVFRDELLPHLLPLLKGLLFHPDWVVKESGILVLGAIAEGCMQGMVPYLPELIPHLIQCLSDKKALVRSIACWTLSRYAHWVVSQPPDSYLKPLMTELLKCILDSNKRVQEAACSAFATLEEEACTELVPYLSFILDTLVFAFGKYQHKNLLILYDAIGTLADSVGHHLNQPEYIQKLMPPLIAKWNELKDEDKDLFPLLECLSSVATALQSGFLPYCEPVYQRCVTLVQKTLAQAMMYNQHPDQYEAPDKDFMIVALDLLSGLAEGLGSHVEQLVARSNIMTLLFQCMQDTMPEVRQSSFALLGDLTKVCFMHVKPCIAEFMPILGLNLNPEFISVCNNATWAIGEIAMQMGAEMQLYVGVVLPHLVEIINRPNTPKTLLENTAITIGRLGYVCPQEVAPQLQHFIRPWCTSLRNIRDNEEKDSAFRGICVMIGVNPAGVVQDFIFFCDAVASWVNPKDDLRDMFYKILHGFKDQVGQDNWQQFSEQFPPLLKERLSACYGV, encoded by the exons ATGGAGTGGCAGCCAGATGAGCAGGGACTCCAGCAGGTCCTCCAGCTGCTTAAGGACTCGCAATCACCCGACACAGCAACGCAAAGAGCCGTCCAAGAA AAACTTGAACAACTGAACCAGTTCCCTGATTTCAACAACTATCTCATCTTTGTCCTTACAAGACTCAAAAGTGAAG ACGAGCCGACACGCTCTCTCAGCGGTCTGATTCTGAAGAACAATGTTAAGGCCCATTACCAGAACTTCCCGCCAACTGTTGCCGACTTCATCAAGCGGGAATGCGTCAACAACATTGGCGACCCCTCGCCCCTCATCCGCGCCACCATCG GCATCTTGATTACAACAATTTCCTCCAAGGGAGAGCTGCAGTCGTGGCCTGAGCTCTTGCCCCAGCTCTGCAACCTGCTCAACTCGGAGGACTACAATACATGCGAG GGCTCGTTCGGAGCACTGCAGAAGATCTGCGAGGACTCGTCGGAGCTGCTGGACAGCGACGCTTTGAACAGACCGCTCAACATCATGATACCCAAATTCCTTCAGTTCTTCAAGCACTGCAACCCCAAAATTAG GTCCCACGCCATAGCTTGTGTCAACCAGTTCATCATTGGCCGAGCACAGGCCCTCATGAACAACATTGACACCTTCATCGAG AGCCTCTTTGCGCTGGCAGCAGACGAGGACTCCGAAGTCAGAAAGAACGTTTGCCGAGCTCTGGTCATGCTTCTGGAGGTCCGCATCGATCGGCTCATCCCCCACATGCACAGCATCATCCAG TACATGCTGCAGCGCACACAAGACCCAGATGAGAACGTCGCTCTGGAAGCCTGCGAGTTTTGGTTGACTCTTGCGGAGCAGCCCATCTGCAAGGAGATGCTGGCAGGACACCTGGTGCA ACTCACGCCGATCTTGGTGAATGGGATGAAGTATTCCGAGATAGATATCATACTGTTGAAG GGAGACGTGGAGGAAGACGAGGCCGTACCAGACAGCGATCAGGACATCAAGCCACGTTTCCACAAGTCGCGGACGGTCACCTTGCAGCACGAAGGCTTAGAGGGAGGCGACAGCGAGGACAtcgaagacgacgacgacgacgatgatgacgacgacacgCTGTCTGACTGGAATCTGC GAAAGTGTTCGGCGGCAGCGTTGGACGTGCTTGCCAACGTGTTTCGAGATGAGCTACTGCCCCACCTGCTGCCGCTCCTCAAGGGTTTGCTCTTCCATCCCGACTGGGTCGTCAAGGAATCCGGCATCCTCGTACTGGGCGCCATCGCCGAAG GCTGCATGCAAGGCATGGTACCTTACCTGCCCGAGCTCATCCCGCACCTTATCCAGTGTCTGAGTGACAAGAAGGCCCTGGTGCGCTCCATCGCCTGCTGGACCCTCAGTCGTTACGCGCATTGGGTGGTCTCCCAGCCCCCCGACTCCTACCTCAAGCCCCTCATGACGGAGCTTCTTAAGTGCATCCTGGACTCCAACAAGAGGGTCCAAGAAGCCGCCTGCAG CGCGTTTGCCACCTTAGAAGAGGAGGCATGCACAGAGCTTGTCCCATATTTAAGCTTCATCTTGGACACGCTGGTCTTTGCATTTGGAAAGTACCAGCACAAGAATCTCCTCATCCTCTACGATGCCATCGGAACACTTGCAGACTCGGTGGGCCACCACCTTAATCAGCCC gagtATATTCAAAAGCTGATGCCCCCTCTCATCGCAAAGTGGAATGAGCTCAAGGATGAGGACAAGGATCTTTTTCCTCTTTTGGAG TGTTTGTCTTCAGTCGCCACGGCACTTCAGAGTGGCTTCCTGCCGTACTGCGAACCTGTTTACCAGCGTTGCGTCACCCTTGTCCAGAAGACTTTAGCTCAGGCTATG ATGTACAACCAGCACCCAGACCAGTATGAGGCCCCTGATAAGGATTTCATGATCGTGGCCCTGGATCTGCTCAGTGGCCTGGCTGAAGGTCTGGGAAGTCATGTGGAGCAACTCGTAGCCCGGTCTAATATCATGACGCTGCTTTTCCAGTGCATGCAG GATACAATGCCAGAAGTGAGGCAAAGCTCCTTTGCTCTCTTGGGAGATTTGACAAAGGTCTGCTTCATGCATGTGAAACCTTGCATTG CTGAGTTTATGCCCATCCTCGGCCTCAATCTGAACCCAGAGTTTATTTCGGTGTGTAACAACGCCACCTGGGCCATTGGGGAAATTGCCATGCAAATGG GTGCAGAAATGCAGCTTTACGTTGGAGTGGTTTTGCCCCACCTAGTGGAGATCATCAATCGACCCAACACGCCAAAGACCCTGCTGGAAAACACGG CCATTACAATAGGCAGACTGGGTTATGTCTGTCCTCAGGAAGTGGCGCCGCAGCTTCAACATTTCATTAGGCCATG GTGCACATCGCTGAGGAATATCAGGGATAACGAAGAGAAAGATTCAGCCTTCCGTGGGATCTGCGTGATGATTGGCGTCAACCCGGCCGGTGTTGTGCAG GACTTCATCTTCTTTTGTGATGCTGTGGCCTCCTGGGTCAACCCAAAGGATGACCTGAGGGACATGTTTTATAAG ATCCTGCACGGCTTCAAAGACCAGGTGGGTCAAGATAACTGGCAGCAGTTTTCAGAGCAGTTCCCTCCATTGTTGAAGGAGCGTCTGTCGGCATGCTACGGCGTCTAA
- the c16h17orf75 gene encoding protein Njmu-R1 isoform X2 has protein sequence MFTSQTSSFQDSIDVEEKDDFESEEIATYGQKTQLNCYYAIYLYEGTSLTLIDSSLPVEAEPELRTYIARRLNKGALLGGMGNIATVELSLPEQAVGCYCCLLEQERSPDQPDADGNGHVICFLGGSEKGLNLYRLELDKYVQGLRGSLQTPELQNLETELRPYLSRWYEESVLHIYRVVQLVQSNISFLLHAALSHNHVEVTNADDRTKTDVSRFIKAASLQGLSQQDTTAASLCKAMSEDARSHLTLDCAGTPPTFTNTVNNRFCEDWSQAFLNAAERANPFLLRQILENFKLKAIQDMNSLKRFVRQAEMSHYALFRCCQFLQGCGNGDVLLQNVRAEHSDLPEACRVITVLEEFSREQLLS, from the exons ATGTTTACATCCCAGACGTCGTCATTCCAAGATTCCATTGACGTGGAGGAGAAAGATGACTTTGAAAGCGAGGAAATTGCAACCTACGGCCAGAAGACTCAGTTGAACTGCTATTATGCCATTTATCTCTATGAAGGCACGAG CTTGACTCTGATCGACAGCAGCCTTCCCGTCGAGGCGGAACCCGAGCTTCGCACGTACATCGCGAGGAGGCTGAACAAAGGAGCCCTGCTGGGAGGGATGGGCAATATCGCCACGGTGGAACTCAGCCTCCCGGAGCAGGCAGTGGGCTGCTACTGCTGTCTTCTGGAGCAGGAACGATCTCCGGACCAACCCGACGCCGACGGCAACGGACACGTCATCTGCTTCTTGGGAGGCTCCGAAAAAGGACTCAACTT GTATAGGCTCGAGCTCGATAAGTACGTTCAAGGCTTGCGCGGCAGTCTGCAAACGCCCGAG CTCCAAAATCTGGAGACGGAGCTACGTCCCTATTTGAGTCGCTGGTACGAAGAGTCTGTCCTGCACATTTACCGTGTGGTGCAGTTGGTCCAAAGCAACATCAGCTTCCTGCTGCACGCC GCTCTGAGTCACAATCACGTGGAGGTCACCAATGCGGACGACAGGACAAAGACGGACGTGTCCCG GTTCATCAAAGCCGCCAGTTTGCAGGGCCTGTCGCAGCAAGACACCACGGCGGCCTCCCTCTGCAAGGCCATGTCGGAGGACGCGCGTTCCCACCTGACCCTGGACTGCGCCGGCACGCCGCCCACCTTCACCAACACCG TCAATAACCGCTTCTGCGAGGACTGGAGTCAAGCCTTTTTGAACGCCGCCGAAAGGGCCAACCCCTTCCTCCTCAGACAGATCCTGGAGAACTTCAAACTGAAG GCCATCCAGGACATGAACAGCCTGAAGCGCTTTGTGCGTCAGGCCGAGATGAGCCACTACGCTCTGTTTCGCTGCTGCCAGTTCCTGCAGGGCTGCGGCAACGGCGAcgtgctcctgcagaacgtccgGGCCGAGCACAGCGACCTGCCCGAAGCCTGCCGCGTCATCACCGTCCTCGAGGAGTTCAGCAGAGAGCAGTTGCTGAGCTGA
- the LOC125983312 gene encoding transportin-2 isoform X2 produces MEWQPDEQGLQQVLQLLKDSQSPDTATQRAVQEKLEQLNQFPDFNNYLIFVLTRLKSEDEPTRSLSGLILKNNVKAHYQNFPPTVADFIKRECVNNIGDPSPLIRATIGILITTISSKGELQSWPELLPQLCNLLNSEDYNTCEGSFGALQKICEDSSELLDSDALNRPLNIMIPKFLQFFKHCNPKIRSHAIACVNQFIIGRAQALMNNIDTFIESLFALAADEDSEVRKNVCRALVMLLEVRIDRLIPHMHSIIQYMLQRTQDPDENVALEACEFWLTLAEQPICKEMLAGHLVQLTPILVNGMKYSEIDIILLKGDVEEDEAVPDSDQDIKPRFHKSRTVTLQHEGLEGGDSEDIEDDDDDDDDDDTLSDWNLRKCSAAALDVLANVFRDELLPHLLPLLKGLLFHPDWVVKESGILVLGAIAEGCMQGMVPYLPELIPHLIQCLSDKKALVRSIACWTLSRYAHWVVSQPPDSYLKPLMTELLKCILDSNKRVQEAACRVISVP; encoded by the exons ATGGAGTGGCAGCCAGATGAGCAGGGACTCCAGCAGGTCCTCCAGCTGCTTAAGGACTCGCAATCACCCGACACAGCAACGCAAAGAGCCGTCCAAGAA AAACTTGAACAACTGAACCAGTTCCCTGATTTCAACAACTATCTCATCTTTGTCCTTACAAGACTCAAAAGTGAAG ACGAGCCGACACGCTCTCTCAGCGGTCTGATTCTGAAGAACAATGTTAAGGCCCATTACCAGAACTTCCCGCCAACTGTTGCCGACTTCATCAAGCGGGAATGCGTCAACAACATTGGCGACCCCTCGCCCCTCATCCGCGCCACCATCG GCATCTTGATTACAACAATTTCCTCCAAGGGAGAGCTGCAGTCGTGGCCTGAGCTCTTGCCCCAGCTCTGCAACCTGCTCAACTCGGAGGACTACAATACATGCGAG GGCTCGTTCGGAGCACTGCAGAAGATCTGCGAGGACTCGTCGGAGCTGCTGGACAGCGACGCTTTGAACAGACCGCTCAACATCATGATACCCAAATTCCTTCAGTTCTTCAAGCACTGCAACCCCAAAATTAG GTCCCACGCCATAGCTTGTGTCAACCAGTTCATCATTGGCCGAGCACAGGCCCTCATGAACAACATTGACACCTTCATCGAG AGCCTCTTTGCGCTGGCAGCAGACGAGGACTCCGAAGTCAGAAAGAACGTTTGCCGAGCTCTGGTCATGCTTCTGGAGGTCCGCATCGATCGGCTCATCCCCCACATGCACAGCATCATCCAG TACATGCTGCAGCGCACACAAGACCCAGATGAGAACGTCGCTCTGGAAGCCTGCGAGTTTTGGTTGACTCTTGCGGAGCAGCCCATCTGCAAGGAGATGCTGGCAGGACACCTGGTGCA ACTCACGCCGATCTTGGTGAATGGGATGAAGTATTCCGAGATAGATATCATACTGTTGAAG GGAGACGTGGAGGAAGACGAGGCCGTACCAGACAGCGATCAGGACATCAAGCCACGTTTCCACAAGTCGCGGACGGTCACCTTGCAGCACGAAGGCTTAGAGGGAGGCGACAGCGAGGACAtcgaagacgacgacgacgacgatgatgacgacgacacgCTGTCTGACTGGAATCTGC GAAAGTGTTCGGCGGCAGCGTTGGACGTGCTTGCCAACGTGTTTCGAGATGAGCTACTGCCCCACCTGCTGCCGCTCCTCAAGGGTTTGCTCTTCCATCCCGACTGGGTCGTCAAGGAATCCGGCATCCTCGTACTGGGCGCCATCGCCGAAG GCTGCATGCAAGGCATGGTACCTTACCTGCCCGAGCTCATCCCGCACCTTATCCAGTGTCTGAGTGACAAGAAGGCCCTGGTGCGCTCCATCGCCTGCTGGACCCTCAGTCGTTACGCGCATTGGGTGGTCTCCCAGCCCCCCGACTCCTACCTCAAGCCCCTCATGACGGAGCTTCTTAAGTGCATCCTGGACTCCAACAAGAGGGTCCAAGAAGCCGCCTGCAG AGTCATTTCTGTGCCATAG